A portion of the Periophthalmus magnuspinnatus isolate fPerMag1 chromosome 2, fPerMag1.2.pri, whole genome shotgun sequence genome contains these proteins:
- the LOC117381229 gene encoding ras-associated and pleckstrin homology domains-containing protein 1 yields the protein MDQVSDDELDHGAEEDSDKEDQDLDQMFGAWLGELDKLTQSLDDGRPQKSVQKPPLRQETNMANFSYRFSMYNINEALNQGEPVDLDALMADLCSIEQELTPTSRPGSGVKGQQAKGHQQRTQVSQSNGTRSNAGGAGSSGGSSSSSTRASPANSVRGPASRPAPSALSLDEITARLDQASASMDQAARDSSSSSGSCSSSGPTPSSGPPHRRPSAASTCSTEGKPVGGAVEQRVSVELLDTERQSSGQNQTEHSYLDRETSLILKNIAGKPAHLLTKEEQAAKQKAEKIRVALEKIKEAQVKKLVIRVHMSDESSKTMMVDERQTVRQVLDSLLDKSHCGYSPDWSLVETISELRMERIFEDHENLVENLLNWTRDSHNKLMFIERIEKYALFKNPQNYLLGRKETTEMADRNKEALLEECFCGGSVSVPEIEGVLWLKEDGKKSWKKRYFLLRASGIYYVPKGKAKASRDLVCFLQLDHVNVYYGQDYRSKYKAPTDYCLALKHPQIQKKSQYIKYLCCDDVRTLHQWVNGIRIAKYGRQLYVNYQDAMKRTEAAYDWSSLSTNSLRSGSSCTSIPESQSNHSGDSGVDSGSSHGRSQSVVSSIFSEAWKRGTQIEESTKQMRMEAARAGTLPHGAHGHKHHSQHSVDLPPPAPHPPQSLPQNLPQPPPPQAQNLPQPSPPAQPQHLTHNQPQHLPQHLPQPPPSHPHNLQQNLTQHLPPAPPNSQNLNQNLPQNQTHSPSPQPPPNLSYKTHSPTHSPPSSGSNMAPPLLLQNVSNNIFPPPPPSAAPPQTCTPVRAPPLSNPVIHFPPPPDSSLDPAPLPSPGVTSECPIPPAPPGHSNQTVPNPPSPATPDVPPISPPPMANPAPPPPPPPPPLPVEHLPPPPPPPPPPPPPIQSISAHTAALNMYKFSTITRLQNQNNQARQQSIPTPPPPPPPPPAPPVVVKPVNHIAARTNVPPPPLPPPLPPPQFRPMPGSAMAKLSNSSYFPNAAAEFPPPPPPPPPPPAFSVSRIMHTPYANGIKQALKERFPSPPRDLLPPNSSLDASTPPAQAPPHLPPPPPPPPPPPPPPQQHKSVPPHPTPFSNQISSSFPPPPAPKTYTTGFVPAIPVSPVTPLPPAPPPPGSVGCHAPPPPPPPPPPPPAPMKKQFQNPPPTFPKQHSIAKPNSLVKQIASQFPGSAPHTDTPKPPLSPPPPAVKTKPKWQPDFPPPPLDNHTPPPPPLPSAVSSPLKKSPPEPLKKAPPTPQRNAKPESSSSYLENRRNLLSKFGQRTSTSAPSPPPLCPNSSSPNRDTSSGPPAPPKPGKLNLSHLPLALQAKVNQAKGDFPSPPADPSVFPPPPNACELLPPPPPPPPPPSNDAHNPKVAVVNPQPQAPPPPPPMPLVNNSWNKGSLKKVNPPNPPISPPTSPKNGSSGQGNFLDDLHRTLKRKSVGRHGSPDQSGGPGEDLALPPPPPELLNAGGNISGYATLRRGPPPTPPKRGDCTKLTGEC from the exons AGGCGCTGAACCAGGGCGAGCCGGTGGACCTGGACGCTCTCATGGCTGACCTCTGCTCCATTGAACAGGAGCTGACCCCAACTTCCAGACCAGGGTCAGGGGTTAAAGGTCAACAAGCCAAAGGTCATCAGCAGAGGACACAAGTCAGTCAGAGCAATGGGACCAGGAGCAACGCAGGAGGAGCGGGCAGCAGTGGAG GCAGCTCAAGCAGCAGCACCCGTGCATCTCCTGCCAACTCTGTGCGTGGCCCCGCCTCTCGCCCTGCCCCTTCTGCGCTTTCATTGGATGAGATTACCGCTCGTTTGGACCAGGCGTCTGCGAGCATGGACCAGGCGGCTCGGgattcctcctcttcctctggctcctgctcctcctctggccccaccccctcctctggtcctccccACAGGAGACCCTCGGCCGCGTCCACGTGCAGCACGGAAGGCAAGCCTGTGGGGGGAGCTGTAGAGCAGAGGGTCAGTGTGGAGTTGctggacacagagagacagagcagtggACAGAACCAGACTGAG caTTCGTATCTGGACAGAGAGACATCACTCATTCTGAAAAACATCGCAGGAAAACCAGCTCACCTCCTGACCAAG gaggagCAGGCGGCCAAACAAAAGGCTGAAAAGATCCGAGTCGCGCTGGAAAAAATCAAAGAGGCTCAAGTCAAAAAG ttggtgattcgCGTTCACATGTCAGACGAGAGCTCTAAGACGATGATGGTGGACGAGAGACAGACGGTCAGACAGGTCCTGGACTCTCTGCTGGACAAGTCCCACTGCGGGTACTCCCCTGACTGGAGTCTGGTGGAAACTATATCGGAGCTACGAATGG agcGTATTTTCGAGGACCACGAGAACCTGGTGGAGAACCTCCTTAACTGGACCAGAGACAGTCACAACAAACTGATGTTCATCGAACGCATTGAGAAGTACGCGCTCTTCAAAAACCCTCAG AACTATTTGTTGGGGCGGAAGGAGACGACTGAAATGGCTGACAGGAACAAGGAGGCTCTTCTGGAA GAGTGTTTCTGTGGTGGCTCTGTATCTGTGCCTGAAATCGAAGGAGTTTTGTGGCTCAAAGAAGATGggaaaaagtcctggaaaaaaaGATACTTCCTGCTCCGAGCCTCAGGAATCTACTACGTCCCAAAGGGGAAAGCCAaa GCTTCTCGAGACCTGGTTTGCTTTCTTCAGCTCGATCATGTTAACGTTTATTACGGTCAGGACTATCGTTCCAAATACAAGGCTCCCACAGACTACTGCCTGGCTCTGAAG CACCCTCAGATCCAGAAAAAGTCCCAGTACATTAAGTACCTCTGCTGTGACGATGTTCGGACCTTACACCAGTGGGTCAACGGCATTCGGATTGCTAAATATGGCCGACAGCTGTACGTGAACTACCAGGACGCCATGAAAAGGACCGAGGCTGCGTACGATTGGTCATCTCTGTCCACCAACAGTCTGCGGTCCGGATCCAGCTGTACCAGCATCCCAG AGTCCCAGTCGAACCACTCCGGGGATAGTGGTGTAGACTCTGGTTCTTCTCATGGACGTTCTCAGAGTGTGGTCAGCTCTATCTTCTCTGAGGCCTGGAAGAGAGGAACCCAGATTGAGGAGAGCACCAAG caaaTGAGGATGGAAGCAGCTCGAGCAGGAACTCTTCCTCACGGAGCCCACGGACACAAGCACCACAGTCAGCACTCTGTGGatctgcctcctcctgctcctcatcctcctcagaGTCTACCCCAAAACCTACCCCAACCACCCCCTCCACAGGCCCAAAATCTGCCCCAACCTTCTCCTCCAGCTCAGCCTCAACACCTAACCCACAACCAGCCCCAACATCTACCCCAACATCTACCCCAACCACCCCCTTCTCACCCTCACAATCTACAACAGAATCTAACCCAACACCTGCCTCCTGCCCCTCCTAACTCCCAGAATCTGAATCAGAATCTACCCCAGAACCAgacccactctccctctcctcagccTCCTCCAAATCTCTCCTACAAAACCCACAGCCCCACtcactctcccccctcctctggaTCCAATATGGCGCCTCCCCTTCTTTtgcaaaatgtttcaaataatatcttccctcctcctcctccatccgcTGCACCTCCTCAGACCTGTACTCCAGTCCGTGCTCCACCTTTGTCCAATCCAGTCATACATTTCCCGCCTCCGCCCGATTCCAGTTTAGACCCTGCCCCGTTGCCATCTCCGGGGGTAACCAGCGAGTGTCCTATCCCACCTGCTCCACCGGGTCACTCCAACCAAACTGTACCAAACCCGCCTTCACCTGCGACACCTGACGTACCACCTATTTCTCCTCCTCCTATGGctaaccccgcccctcctccgcctcctcctcctccgcctttACCTGTCGAACATTTGCCCCcgcccccacctcctcctccgcctcctcctccgcccaTCCAAAGCATCTCCGCTCACACCGCCgctttaaacatgtataaattcAGCACTATAACCAGATTGCAAAACCAGAATAACCAGGCCAGGCAGCAGAGCATCCCCACtcctcccccacctcctcctcctccacccgcacCTCCAGTTGTGGTCAAACCGGTCAACCACATTGCAGCCAGGACAAACgtgccacctcctcctctccctcctcctcttcctcctcctcagttcAGACCAATGCCCGGTTCTGCAATGGCAAAGCTTTCGAATTCGTCCTATTTCCCGAACGCCGCCGCTGagttccctcctcctccaccgccACCACCACCGCCTCCAGCATTTTCAGTTAGCAGGATAATGCACACACCATACGCTAATGGGATAAAGCAGGCGTTAAAAGAACGATTTCCGAGCCCTCCGCGTGATTTGTTGCCGCCGAATTCTAGCTTAGATGCTTCGACTCCACCCGCGCAAGCTCCACCCCAtttaccccctcctcctccaccaccgcctccccctcctccccctccacagCAGCATAAATCAGTCCCCCCTCACCCTACTCCGTTTAGTAATCAAATATCATCAAGCTTTCCTCCGCCACCTGCACCCAAAACGTACACTACCGGATTTGTCCCGGCTATACCAGTCTCTCCGGTTACTCCCTTGCCCCCTGCGCCACCTCCACCTGGTTCAGTCGGATGCCACGCCccgcctccccctcctcctccaccccctcccccACCTGCTCCCATGAAAAAGCAATTCCAAAATCCTCCACCAACATTCCCCAAACAGCATAGCATCGCAAAGCCAAACTCATTAGTCAAGCAAATCGCCAGCCAGTTCCCAGGCTCCGCCCCCCACACGGACACGCCCAAACCGCCACTCTCTCCGCCCCCGCCCGCCgtcaaaaccaaaccaaaatggCAGCCTGATTTCCCGCCTCCACCTTTGGATAaccacacccctcctcctccacccctcccctctgcagTAAGTTCTCCTTTAAAGAAATCTCCACCGGAACCGCTCAAAAAGGCACCACCAACGCCACAGAGGAACGCCAAACCGGAATCGTCCTCATCATATTTGGAGAACAGACGGAATCTTCTGAGTAAATTTGGGCAGCGGACCTCCACCTCGGCTCCGTCTCCCCCTCCCTTGTGTCCCAACAGCTCCTCCCCGAATCGGGACACCTCCTCCGGGCCGCCCGCTCCCCCGAAACCAGGAAAACTTAACTTATCCCACTTACCTTTAGCTCTTCAGGCTAAAGTGAACCAGGCTAAAGGTGACTTCCCATCTCCTCCTGCTGATCCAAGTGTGTTTCCTCCACCTCCGAATGCCTGCGAGCTCCTACCACCACCTCCgcctcccccacctcctcctagCAACGACGCGCATAACCCCAAAGTCGCTGTGGTCAACCCGCAACCCcaagctccgcctcctcctccgcccaTGCCTCTTGTCAACAATTCCTGGAATAAAGGTTCATTAAAGAAAGTTAATCCACCCAATCCACCTATTTCTCCTCCGACTTCACCCAAAAATGGTTCCTCGGGGCAGGGGAATTTTCTGGACGATCTGCACAGGACTCTGAAGCGGAAGTCGGTGGGTAGGCATGGCTCTCCGGACCAAAGC